A stretch of Acidimicrobiales bacterium DNA encodes these proteins:
- a CDS encoding FAD-dependent oxidoreductase, with product MKRSIQWNTEGCSGGTGMKDEAQCVIIGGGAMGAGLLYHLAHEGWTDTVLIEKGELTSGSTWHAAGLVPNFIGDLNMAKVHQEAISLYPRIEEETGLASGWHGCGAIRFAITDEEVLWHRQVHAQLEQLGLESHIISPKEITELNPLFENIDDVQTGFYTPNDGWADPTGTTMTMAKGARLLGCEIERHNRVTDMNQLADGRWEVITEKGRIVCEHVVNAAGCYAPQLGAMVGLDVPIVSVIHQYIITEPLDAMKELGFEPPVTRDPISSSYYRREIDGLLIGPYETSGAQAYGVDGIDWKLDFHLTPPDMDAIAECLTIALDRVPAWADAGIKKVVSGPITHTPDSGYLMGPAPGLRNYWHCNGASIGITQGPGAGKYLAQWMVHGQTEINVRGMDPRRFGDHTGPKGVFACEKAIEEYHEMYQARLPGENLPAARRQKVTPIHDKLDARGAQWQEVYGWERPQYYGEPEKHSFLRSNAFPIVAEEVRGTRERVGIADLTAFAKFEVVGADAAALLDRVSANRIPARTGGMRLVHMLTDLGGIECEMTITRFGDDRFYLNSAIMGTTHDEDWLNAHILDGEDVTVTDVTDRLGLLAVTGPRSRELLETLTDADLTNESFRWLTAQEIDVAGVPCKALRVSYVGELGWELHVPIEQMASLYDAIVQAGEPHGLVHFGSYAMNVMRIEKGYKAWGSELTTEITPIEARLERFVDFDGEFIGKEATIARRDQAEPLSMVLVYCAIEDGPSDLLGNEPAYGRDGEVMGIGTSGAFGHTVGSSLGFVYVHPDYEAPGSTFELDMLGNRRTATVLAEPAYDPANVALRS from the coding sequence ATGAAACGTTCCATTCAGTGGAACACCGAGGGTTGCTCCGGGGGAACGGGGATGAAGGACGAGGCGCAGTGCGTCATCATCGGCGGCGGCGCGATGGGCGCCGGCCTCCTCTACCACCTCGCCCACGAGGGCTGGACCGACACCGTCCTGATCGAGAAGGGCGAACTCACCTCCGGGTCGACCTGGCACGCGGCGGGGCTCGTCCCCAACTTCATCGGGGACCTCAACATGGCCAAGGTCCACCAGGAGGCCATCTCCCTCTACCCGCGGATCGAGGAGGAGACCGGGCTGGCATCCGGGTGGCACGGATGTGGCGCGATCCGCTTCGCCATCACCGACGAGGAGGTGCTCTGGCACCGGCAGGTCCATGCCCAGCTCGAGCAGCTCGGACTCGAGAGCCACATCATCTCCCCGAAGGAGATCACGGAGCTCAACCCGCTCTTCGAGAACATCGACGACGTCCAGACCGGCTTCTACACGCCGAACGACGGCTGGGCCGACCCCACCGGCACGACGATGACGATGGCGAAGGGCGCGCGGCTTCTCGGCTGCGAGATCGAACGCCACAACCGGGTCACGGACATGAACCAGCTCGCCGACGGGCGTTGGGAGGTCATCACCGAGAAGGGTCGGATCGTCTGCGAGCACGTCGTCAATGCGGCGGGCTGCTACGCGCCCCAGCTCGGCGCGATGGTGGGCCTCGACGTCCCGATCGTCTCGGTGATCCACCAGTACATCATCACCGAGCCCCTCGACGCGATGAAGGAGCTCGGGTTCGAGCCGCCGGTCACCCGTGACCCGATCTCGTCGTCGTACTACCGCCGCGAGATCGACGGTCTGCTGATCGGCCCCTACGAGACGTCCGGCGCGCAGGCCTACGGCGTCGACGGCATCGACTGGAAGCTCGACTTCCACCTGACCCCACCCGACATGGACGCGATCGCCGAGTGCCTGACCATCGCGCTCGACCGGGTGCCCGCGTGGGCCGATGCCGGCATCAAGAAGGTGGTCTCCGGACCGATCACCCACACGCCGGACTCGGGCTACCTGATGGGCCCCGCGCCCGGTCTGCGCAACTACTGGCACTGCAACGGCGCGTCGATCGGAATCACCCAGGGCCCCGGGGCCGGGAAGTACCTGGCCCAGTGGATGGTCCATGGTCAGACCGAGATCAACGTGCGGGGGATGGATCCCCGCCGCTTCGGCGATCACACCGGACCGAAGGGTGTGTTCGCGTGCGAGAAGGCGATCGAGGAATACCACGAGATGTACCAGGCCCGGCTCCCGGGCGAGAACCTCCCGGCGGCGCGCAGGCAGAAGGTCACGCCGATCCACGACAAGCTCGATGCCCGTGGCGCCCAGTGGCAGGAGGTGTACGGCTGGGAGCGGCCCCAGTACTACGGCGAGCCGGAGAAGCACTCGTTCCTACGTTCCAACGCCTTCCCGATCGTCGCCGAGGAGGTGCGGGGCACGCGGGAACGGGTCGGCATCGCGGATCTGACCGCGTTCGCCAAGTTCGAGGTGGTCGGTGCCGACGCCGCGGCGCTGCTCGATCGCGTGTCGGCCAACCGGATCCCCGCTCGGACCGGCGGGATGCGGCTGGTCCACATGCTCACCGACCTCGGCGGCATCGAGTGCGAGATGACGATCACCCGTTTCGGTGACGATCGCTTCTACCTGAACTCCGCGATCATGGGCACCACCCACGACGAGGACTGGCTCAACGCCCACATCCTCGACGGCGAGGACGTCACCGTGACCGACGTGACCGATCGGCTCGGCCTGCTCGCCGTCACCGGACCGAGGTCCCGCGAGCTGCTCGAAACGCTGACCGACGCAGACCTCACGAACGAGTCGTTTCGCTGGCTCACCGCGCAGGAGATCGACGTCGCCGGGGTGCCGTGCAAGGCCCTGCGGGTCAGCTACGTCGGCGAGCTCGGATGGGAACTGCACGTCCCGATCGAGCAGATGGCGTCGCTCTACGACGCGATCGTCCAGGCGGGGGAGCCGCACGGTCTCGTCCATTTCGGCTCCTACGCCATGAACGTGATGCGCATCGAGAAGGGCTACAAGGCCTGGGGGAGCGAGCTCACCACCGAGATCACTCCGATCGAAGCGCGCCTCGAACGGTTCGTCGACTTCGACGGCGAGTTCATCGGCAAGGAGGCGACGATCGCCCGGCGGGATCAGGCCGAGCCGCTGTCGATGGTCCTGGTGTACTGCGCCATCGAGGACGGGCCCTCCGACCTGCTCGGCAACGAACCGGCGTACGGCCGCGACGGCGAGGTAATGGGCATCGGCACGAGTGGGGCGTTCGGTCACACCGTCGGTTCGTCGCTCGG
- a CDS encoding IclR family transcriptional regulator: MQAIERTFGILGALAEHPERAGVSEIARRADLPKSTTSRILASLESLGMVERIGDQYGIGAALATLTHGASPIGSLREVARPQLVELADAFGENASLVVDDGDMVLYIDTATPSDTQVQVQDWTGERLPFHPAAGGLSLMSTWPDERVAALVDDGLEAFTDATVTSIEALRAKLHDVRTRGVVWTIQEFADDVNGIGAPILGPDGAAVGAINVYGPTYRFPGDRTAAIEAAVLDAAHRIATRLVGTAQTSR; the protein is encoded by the coding sequence ATGCAGGCGATCGAGCGAACCTTCGGCATTCTCGGCGCGCTGGCCGAGCACCCGGAACGGGCCGGGGTCAGCGAGATCGCCCGACGGGCCGATCTGCCGAAGAGCACGACCTCGCGGATTCTCGCCAGCCTCGAGTCGCTCGGCATGGTCGAACGGATCGGCGATCAGTACGGCATCGGCGCCGCCCTCGCGACCCTGACCCACGGGGCGTCCCCGATCGGATCGCTGCGCGAGGTCGCCCGGCCCCAGCTGGTCGAGCTCGCCGATGCGTTCGGGGAGAACGCGTCGCTCGTGGTCGACGACGGCGACATGGTGCTCTACATCGACACGGCGACCCCGTCCGACACCCAGGTGCAGGTCCAGGACTGGACGGGCGAACGCCTGCCCTTCCACCCGGCGGCGGGTGGGCTGTCGCTGATGAGCACCTGGCCCGACGAGCGGGTCGCGGCGCTCGTCGACGACGGCCTCGAAGCGTTCACGGACGCGACGGTGACCTCGATCGAGGCGTTGCGCGCCAAGCTCCACGACGTGCGCACCCGCGGCGTCGTCTGGACGATCCAGGAGTTCGCCGACGACGTGAACGGCATCGGCGCACCGATTCTCGGCCCGGACGGCGCGGCGGTCGGGGCCATCAACGTCTACGGGCCGACCTATCGCTTCCCGGGCGACCGGACGGCCGCAATCGAAGCCGCCGTGCTCGACGCGGCCCACCGGATCGCCACCCGCCTGGTCGGCACCGCTCAGACCTCGAGATAG
- a CDS encoding MBOAT family O-acyltransferase: MIDGRWILAVAVAVAIHWITPHRHRARVNLAVGVVLLTAASPVGAAALVGATTIAFLGTRGARASRTAIALVTIATAFVLAKLLAMDSAERDVATVATLLGFAYTAPRVAHVVIDVRSGRLRPPSLLALCSYLWYWPLLVIGPIHRFPDHEREFRRHRADPAVLAQGVERVVVGLFTAVVIANIVVSRWFGDWIDGIDPERAGLVSALRSVEYGANLYAAFAGWSAVAIGIANLQGIRVLPNFHRPFLQRNIADFWRGWHISLTRWATDYLYRPAMAQWRRHVPAITVTMVAIGLWHELTARYLIWGAYHAAGLAIHRAYADRRGPARAGLVSRGAATLLTVAFVMAGFTITRAASVDVMLDEFRDLFVGGW, encoded by the coding sequence GTGATCGACGGACGCTGGATCCTCGCCGTCGCGGTCGCCGTGGCGATCCACTGGATCACGCCCCATCGCCATCGCGCCCGCGTCAACCTCGCCGTGGGCGTGGTTCTCCTCACCGCGGCCTCGCCGGTCGGTGCCGCCGCCCTCGTCGGCGCGACGACGATCGCCTTCCTCGGCACACGTGGGGCGCGGGCGAGTCGCACCGCGATCGCCCTCGTCACGATCGCGACGGCCTTCGTGCTGGCGAAGCTCCTGGCGATGGACTCGGCCGAGCGCGACGTCGCCACGGTCGCGACCCTGCTCGGCTTCGCCTACACGGCACCGCGGGTCGCCCACGTCGTGATCGACGTCCGTTCGGGGCGTCTTCGCCCACCGTCGCTGCTCGCCCTGTGCAGCTACCTCTGGTACTGGCCGCTGCTCGTGATCGGTCCGATCCACCGGTTCCCCGACCACGAGCGGGAGTTCCGTCGCCACCGGGCCGACCCGGCGGTCCTGGCCCAGGGGGTCGAGCGGGTCGTCGTCGGGCTGTTCACGGCCGTGGTGATCGCCAACATCGTCGTGTCCCGCTGGTTCGGCGACTGGATCGACGGCATCGACCCGGAACGGGCCGGCCTCGTGTCGGCGCTGCGCTCGGTCGAGTACGGCGCGAACCTCTACGCCGCGTTCGCAGGATGGAGTGCGGTCGCGATCGGCATCGCGAATCTCCAGGGCATCCGGGTGCTGCCGAACTTCCACCGTCCGTTCCTGCAGCGCAACATCGCCGACTTCTGGCGGGGGTGGCACATCTCGCTCACCCGCTGGGCGACGGACTATCTGTACCGGCCGGCAATGGCCCAATGGCGTCGCCACGTGCCGGCGATCACCGTGACGATGGTCGCGATCGGGCTGTGGCACGAGTTGACCGCTCGCTACCTGATCTGGGGCGCGTACCACGCCGCCGGGCTGGCGATCCATCGTGCGTACGCGGATCGACGGGGCCCCGCCCGTGCGGGCCTGGTCTCCCGGGGTGCGGCGACGCTGCTCACCGTCGCGTTCGTGATGGCCGGGTTCACGATCACGCGGGCCGCATCCGTCGACGTCATGCTCGACGAGTTCCGCGACCTCTTCGTGGGAGGCTGGTGA